In one Ictalurus punctatus breed USDA103 chromosome 19, Coco_2.0, whole genome shotgun sequence genomic region, the following are encoded:
- the si:ch211-51e12.7 gene encoding cleavage and polyadenylation specificity factor subunit 6 isoform X2 codes for MEDNVPEHVDESAAKTDTSEMKKEVKTGPDYKSRGRGIRGRGRGGQLGRGGRGGRGMMMKGFGPQGRGRARNHDGFMNGFRPIRRGMGRSPPYLDMQGRKRGRGDAMSMCVGPPPPPPPPPPPPPPPPMHLRGPHPPMHRHGPPPPLPPPPPGHLPFRGFPLRPRGRGMMPSGSHRHFHPRGGT; via the exons ATGGAGGATAATGTTCCAGAGCACGTGGACGAGTCTGCAGCAAAGACGGATACCTCAGAGATGAAAAAAGAGGTAAAGACGGGTCCTGACTATAAATCAAG AGGCCGTGGAATCAGGGGGCGAGGTAGAGGCGGCCAGTTGGGACGAGGAGGTCGCGGTGGACGTGGAATGATGATGAAAGGTTTTGGCCCACAAGGTCGAGGAAGGGCCAGGAATCACGATGGGTTCATGAATGGATTCAGACCAATTAG GAGGGGAATGGGTAGATCACCACCATATCTGGATATGCAAGGCAGAAAACGAGGCAGAGGTGATGCTATGAGCATGTGTGTAGgaccaccacctccacctcctcctcctccacctcctcctcctcctccacccatGCATCTAAGGGGACCTCATCCACCTATGCACAG GCATGGTCCACCTCCGCCACTTCCACCACCTCCACCCGGGCATCTTCCTTTCAGAGGTTTTCCTCTGCGCCCAAGAGGACGGGGCATGATGCCCTCTGGCTCGCATCGCCACTTCCACCCCAGAGG GGGGACTTAG
- the si:ch211-51e12.7 gene encoding uncharacterized protein si:ch211-51e12.7 isoform X1, translating to MEDNVPEHVDESAAKTDTSEMKKEVKTGPDYKSRGRGIRGRGRGGQLGRGGRGGRGMMMKGFGPQGRGRARNHDGFMNGFRPIRRGMGRSPPYLDMQGRKRGRGDAMSMCVGPPPPPPPPPPPPPPPPMHLRGPHPPMHRHGPPPPLPPPPPGHLPFRGFPLRPRGRGMMPSGSHRHFHPRGYHNGPPPLPPPHMPPGRGQRWPGPPAGWRF from the exons ATGGAGGATAATGTTCCAGAGCACGTGGACGAGTCTGCAGCAAAGACGGATACCTCAGAGATGAAAAAAGAGGTAAAGACGGGTCCTGACTATAAATCAAG AGGCCGTGGAATCAGGGGGCGAGGTAGAGGCGGCCAGTTGGGACGAGGAGGTCGCGGTGGACGTGGAATGATGATGAAAGGTTTTGGCCCACAAGGTCGAGGAAGGGCCAGGAATCACGATGGGTTCATGAATGGATTCAGACCAATTAG GAGGGGAATGGGTAGATCACCACCATATCTGGATATGCAAGGCAGAAAACGAGGCAGAGGTGATGCTATGAGCATGTGTGTAGgaccaccacctccacctcctcctcctccacctcctcctcctcctccacccatGCATCTAAGGGGACCTCATCCACCTATGCACAG GCATGGTCCACCTCCGCCACTTCCACCACCTCCACCCGGGCATCTTCCTTTCAGAGGTTTTCCTCTGCGCCCAAGAGGACGGGGCATGATGCCCTCTGGCTCGCATCGCCACTTCCACCCCAGAGG CTACCACAATGGaccccctcctcttcctcctccccaTATGCCTCCAGGCAGAGGTCAGCGCTGGCCGGGGCCCCCTGCTGGCTGGCGGTTTTAA
- the msgn1 gene encoding mesogenin-1 has product MDGAQIDHLTAKLLAQWDWRSDPRHFGQQGGSIRRGCSSPEPSASPCSTCSSSSSSSSSSSSSSPDAPGEMFLDYSYTGRKAAQTKASRPKMSTKRRMKASEREKMRMRSLAEALHQLRDYLPPVYSRRGQPLTKIQTLKYTIEYIKELSEILSQE; this is encoded by the coding sequence atggaCGGCGCACAGATTGATCACCTGACCGCTAAACTTCTGGCGCAGTGGGACTGGAGGAGCGACCCCCGACATTTCGGGCAGCAAGGCGGCTCCATCAGACGCGGATGCTCATCACCTGAACCCTCTGCGTCTCCCTGCTCCACCTGTtcgtcctcctcttcatcctcctcctcttcgtcTTCCTCATCCCCAGACGCTCCTGGAGAAATGTTCTTGGATTATTCCTACACAGGAAGAAAAGCGGCGCAGACGAAAGCGTCTAGACCTAAAATGTCGACCAAGAGGCGCATGAaggcgagcgagagagagaagatgcgCATGAGGAGTTTAGCTGAAGCTCTGCATCAGCTCCGGGATTACCTGCCTCCTGTCTACAGCCGCAGAGGACAACCACTGACCAAGATCCAGACTCTCAAATACACCATCGAGTACATAAAGGAGCTGTCGGAAATCCTCAGCCAAGAATGA
- the LOC108280062 gene encoding flap endonuclease GEN homolog 1 isoform X1, producing MKSLNIGVRLENQMDRWFGSAVLFTEVVLNQEARRDQKGAQVGERWSLACLLSSFMGVNDLWSILSPVQESVPLYSLTGKTLAVDLSLWVCEAQHVQGMMGKVTKPHLRNLFFRASSLLRMGIKLIFVMEGEAPKIKAETMSKRTGTRFWGSKSKSVLKPATAKNTSRVRFKAVLRECAEMLDFLGIPWVSAAGEAEAMCAFMDAQGLVDGCITSDGDAFLYGAQTVYRNFNMNTKDPQIDCYKMSRVETKLQLKRETLVGLAVLLGCDYIPKGVPGVGKEQALKLIQSLKEKTLLQKFSDWRKTASETQEFAVKKVTHCLVCRHPGSAKSHERSGCVYCGSEKFCQPQDYDSQCPCDWHRTEHARQASSVETLIKRKTLACDKFPFTEIINEFLVPKDKAVNGFKRRKPNLLLMQNFALEKMEWPKHYTSEKVLALMTYTELVNRSQGTQSSTQIQPIRIYKRRIRNGVSCFEIMWHKPDHYVFPEDCPQDESDVVRTVEEENLFTVAFPDIVQLFHKQTAEAKDNKLKKKKPKAEKEKPVVSSDGVSDLFTKMSLKGSSHLEPLVSSGKGLQMITILESDPDHCSSATLTTASKLTKHTNCHEIQSVPNAPLPSFIQQPEVLASPCQTGTLSQAQNCLSVSVVIDELHLNSIDWDALSFTATPSPQSQHSKADPQPVNKSNEGTKMEGRDSSTAVRSDCAAPQTDRLSERSLMERVRLRKMMECSGSQNNKEKESKVQSVGSELKYTSGLSHKPLSENPKVPPHSRYQKSELGRINTVASDSKEKTFTKMQQAKDSFPVPVPHKYKFVKPKHFNRPSNVPEQTNKESACKKSVCRRQGSSSDNSGVENQPQSKLKAKVEPKARIVQKTVLAQQLIKQDRCDMFPNSVGTQYGSDSTTPEKQPHNTGFSRTNPRTQTCSAKSDDDEADASICSPLPLAERLKLKFNK from the exons ATGAAATCGCTAAACATTGGAGTCCGGCTTGAAAACCAGATGGACAGATGGTTTGGCTCTGCTGTACTGTTTACTgaagtggttctcaaccaggagGCACGGAGAGATCAGAAGGGGGCGCAAGTTGGGGAGAggtggagcttagcctgccttttatctagct TCATGGGGGTGAATGATCTGTGGTCGATCCTGAGTCCGGTGCAGGAATCTGTTCCATTATACAGTCTCACGGGAAAAACTCTGGCTGTGGATCTCAGTCTGTGGGTCTGTGAAGCCCAGCACGTTCAAGGCATGATGGGCAAAGTCACAAAACCTCATCTACG CAATTTGTTTTTCCGTGCATCTTCTCTCCTTCGGATGGGCATCAAGCTCATTTTTGTTATGGAAGGAGAAGCTCCTAAGATCAAGGCGGAGACTATGAGCAAGAGGACAGGGACGAGGTTCTGGGGCAGTAAAAGCAAGAGCGTCCTGAAACCGGCAACAGCCAAAAACACCAGCAGAGTGCGCTTTAAAGCTGTGCTTAGAGAG TGTGCTGAGATGTTAGACTTTCTGGGCATACCGTGGGTGTCTGCAGCGGGCGAGGCAGAGGCCATGTGTGCGTTTATGGATGCACAGGGATTGGTGGACGGCTGCATTACCAGTGATGGGGACGCTTTCCTGTATGGTGCACAAACTGTCTACAGAAACTTCAACATGAACACAAAG gacCCTCAGATTGACTGCTATAAGATGTCCAGAGTGGAGACGAAGCTGCAGCTGAAGAGAGAGACTCTCGTGGGCCTGGCTGTGCTCCTCGGCTGTGATTACATACCTAAA GGTGTTCCAGGTGTCGGCAAAGAACAAGCTCTTAAATTAATACagagtttaaaagaaaaaactctTCTTCAAAA ATTCAGTGATTGGAGGAAAACTGCTTCTGAGACTCAGGAGTTTGCTGTGAAGAAGGTCACCCACTGCCTGGTGTGTCGTCACCCTG GTTCTGCTAAATCTCATGAGCGCAGTGGCTGTGTGTACTGTGGCAGTGAGAAGTTCTGTCAGCCTCAGGACTACGACTCGCAGTGTCCCTGCGACTGGCACCGCACTGAGCACGCTCGCCAGGCCTCCTCCGTCGAAACACTCATCAAAAG GAAAACCCTGGCCTGTGACAAGTTCCCTTTCACAGAG aTCATCAACGAATTTCTGGTTCCAAAGGACAAAGCTGTGAATGGTTTTAAAAGACGGAAACCCAACCTACTCCTCATGCAG AATTTTGCGCTGGAGAAGATGGAGTGGCCCAAACATTACACCAGCGAGAAAGTCCTTGCGCTGATGACCTACACTGAACTCGTGAACAGAAGTCAAGGGACACAATCGTCAACACAGATACAACCCATACG AATATACAAGCGGCGCATAAGGAATGGAGTCTCCTGCTTTGAAATCATGTGGCATAAACCAG ATCATTATGTATTTCCCGAGGACTGCCCTCAGGACGAGTCTGATGTAGTGAGAACCGTGGAAGAGGAAAACCTGTTCACCGTGGCGTTCCCAGACATCGTCCAGCTCTTCCACAAGCAAACAGCAGAGGCCAAGGACAACAAATTAAAGA AAAAGAAACCGAAGGCAGAAAAAGAGAAGCCCGTTGTTTCTTCTGATGGAGTGTCTGATCTTTTTACTAAGATGTCTCTGAAAGGTTCTTCGCATCTCGAACCCCTTGTATCCTCAGGGAAAGGCTTACAGATGATAACCATTTTAGAGTCTGATCCTGACCACTGTTCCTCTGCAACACTAACTACAGCATCGAAACTTACTAAACACACTAATTGTCATGAAATCCAGTCAGTCCCCAATGCCCCTCTTCCCTCATTTATACAACAACCAGAGGTTCTAGCTTCACCCTGCCAAACAGGGACATTATCTCAGGCTCAGAATTGCCTTTCAGTATCTGTAGTGATTGATGAGCTTCACTTGAATAGTATAGACTGGGATGCTTTGTCCTTCACTGCTACCCCATCTCCTCAGTCTCAGCACAGTAAAGCTGATCCTCAaccagtgaacaaatcaaacgaAGGAACCAAAATGGAAGGCCGTGACTCATCTACTGCTGTTCGGTCAGACTGTGCAGCTCCGCAGACTGACAGACTTTCAGAGCGTTCACTGATGGAAAGAGTCcgtttgaggaaaatgatggAGTGTTCTGGTTCTCAGAATAATAAAGAGAAGGAATCCAAAGTTCAAAGTGTTGGTTCTGAACTGAAATACACTTCAGGTTTAAGCCACAAGCCATTGTCTGAGAATCCTAAAGTTCCACCTCACTCACGGTATCAAAAATCAGAGCTTGGCAGAATTAACACTGTGGCTTCTGATTCAAAggaaaaaacattcacaaaaatgcaGCAGGCCAAAGATTCTTTCCCTGTCCCAGTACCACATAAATACAAATTTGTTAAACCAAAACACTTCAACAGACCATCCAACGTTCCTGAGCAGACAAATAAAGAAAGCGCATGTAAGAAGAGTGTTTGTAGAAGACAAGGTTCTTCCAGTGATAACAGTGGTGTGGAGAATCAGCCCCAAAGCAAACTGAAAGCCAAGGTTGAGCCTAAAGCACGGATTGTACAAAAAACTGTTCTAGCACAACAGCTTATTAAACAGGACAGGTGTGATATGTTTCCAAATTCTGTAGGCACACAATACGGCTCAGACTCCACAACTCCTGAAAAACAACCACACAACACGGGCTTCTCGAGAACAAATCCACGAACACAGACATGCAGCGCAaagagtgatgatgatgaggcaGATGCTTCGATCTGTAGTCCTTTGCCACTAGCAGAGAGGCTGAAACTTaaatttaacaaatga
- the LOC108280062 gene encoding flap endonuclease GEN homolog 1 isoform X2: protein MGVNDLWSILSPVQESVPLYSLTGKTLAVDLSLWVCEAQHVQGMMGKVTKPHLRNLFFRASSLLRMGIKLIFVMEGEAPKIKAETMSKRTGTRFWGSKSKSVLKPATAKNTSRVRFKAVLRECAEMLDFLGIPWVSAAGEAEAMCAFMDAQGLVDGCITSDGDAFLYGAQTVYRNFNMNTKDPQIDCYKMSRVETKLQLKRETLVGLAVLLGCDYIPKGVPGVGKEQALKLIQSLKEKTLLQKFSDWRKTASETQEFAVKKVTHCLVCRHPGSAKSHERSGCVYCGSEKFCQPQDYDSQCPCDWHRTEHARQASSVETLIKRKTLACDKFPFTEIINEFLVPKDKAVNGFKRRKPNLLLMQNFALEKMEWPKHYTSEKVLALMTYTELVNRSQGTQSSTQIQPIRIYKRRIRNGVSCFEIMWHKPDHYVFPEDCPQDESDVVRTVEEENLFTVAFPDIVQLFHKQTAEAKDNKLKKKKPKAEKEKPVVSSDGVSDLFTKMSLKGSSHLEPLVSSGKGLQMITILESDPDHCSSATLTTASKLTKHTNCHEIQSVPNAPLPSFIQQPEVLASPCQTGTLSQAQNCLSVSVVIDELHLNSIDWDALSFTATPSPQSQHSKADPQPVNKSNEGTKMEGRDSSTAVRSDCAAPQTDRLSERSLMERVRLRKMMECSGSQNNKEKESKVQSVGSELKYTSGLSHKPLSENPKVPPHSRYQKSELGRINTVASDSKEKTFTKMQQAKDSFPVPVPHKYKFVKPKHFNRPSNVPEQTNKESACKKSVCRRQGSSSDNSGVENQPQSKLKAKVEPKARIVQKTVLAQQLIKQDRCDMFPNSVGTQYGSDSTTPEKQPHNTGFSRTNPRTQTCSAKSDDDEADASICSPLPLAERLKLKFNK from the exons ATGGGGGTGAATGATCTGTGGTCGATCCTGAGTCCGGTGCAGGAATCTGTTCCATTATACAGTCTCACGGGAAAAACTCTGGCTGTGGATCTCAGTCTGTGGGTCTGTGAAGCCCAGCACGTTCAAGGCATGATGGGCAAAGTCACAAAACCTCATCTACG CAATTTGTTTTTCCGTGCATCTTCTCTCCTTCGGATGGGCATCAAGCTCATTTTTGTTATGGAAGGAGAAGCTCCTAAGATCAAGGCGGAGACTATGAGCAAGAGGACAGGGACGAGGTTCTGGGGCAGTAAAAGCAAGAGCGTCCTGAAACCGGCAACAGCCAAAAACACCAGCAGAGTGCGCTTTAAAGCTGTGCTTAGAGAG TGTGCTGAGATGTTAGACTTTCTGGGCATACCGTGGGTGTCTGCAGCGGGCGAGGCAGAGGCCATGTGTGCGTTTATGGATGCACAGGGATTGGTGGACGGCTGCATTACCAGTGATGGGGACGCTTTCCTGTATGGTGCACAAACTGTCTACAGAAACTTCAACATGAACACAAAG gacCCTCAGATTGACTGCTATAAGATGTCCAGAGTGGAGACGAAGCTGCAGCTGAAGAGAGAGACTCTCGTGGGCCTGGCTGTGCTCCTCGGCTGTGATTACATACCTAAA GGTGTTCCAGGTGTCGGCAAAGAACAAGCTCTTAAATTAATACagagtttaaaagaaaaaactctTCTTCAAAA ATTCAGTGATTGGAGGAAAACTGCTTCTGAGACTCAGGAGTTTGCTGTGAAGAAGGTCACCCACTGCCTGGTGTGTCGTCACCCTG GTTCTGCTAAATCTCATGAGCGCAGTGGCTGTGTGTACTGTGGCAGTGAGAAGTTCTGTCAGCCTCAGGACTACGACTCGCAGTGTCCCTGCGACTGGCACCGCACTGAGCACGCTCGCCAGGCCTCCTCCGTCGAAACACTCATCAAAAG GAAAACCCTGGCCTGTGACAAGTTCCCTTTCACAGAG aTCATCAACGAATTTCTGGTTCCAAAGGACAAAGCTGTGAATGGTTTTAAAAGACGGAAACCCAACCTACTCCTCATGCAG AATTTTGCGCTGGAGAAGATGGAGTGGCCCAAACATTACACCAGCGAGAAAGTCCTTGCGCTGATGACCTACACTGAACTCGTGAACAGAAGTCAAGGGACACAATCGTCAACACAGATACAACCCATACG AATATACAAGCGGCGCATAAGGAATGGAGTCTCCTGCTTTGAAATCATGTGGCATAAACCAG ATCATTATGTATTTCCCGAGGACTGCCCTCAGGACGAGTCTGATGTAGTGAGAACCGTGGAAGAGGAAAACCTGTTCACCGTGGCGTTCCCAGACATCGTCCAGCTCTTCCACAAGCAAACAGCAGAGGCCAAGGACAACAAATTAAAGA AAAAGAAACCGAAGGCAGAAAAAGAGAAGCCCGTTGTTTCTTCTGATGGAGTGTCTGATCTTTTTACTAAGATGTCTCTGAAAGGTTCTTCGCATCTCGAACCCCTTGTATCCTCAGGGAAAGGCTTACAGATGATAACCATTTTAGAGTCTGATCCTGACCACTGTTCCTCTGCAACACTAACTACAGCATCGAAACTTACTAAACACACTAATTGTCATGAAATCCAGTCAGTCCCCAATGCCCCTCTTCCCTCATTTATACAACAACCAGAGGTTCTAGCTTCACCCTGCCAAACAGGGACATTATCTCAGGCTCAGAATTGCCTTTCAGTATCTGTAGTGATTGATGAGCTTCACTTGAATAGTATAGACTGGGATGCTTTGTCCTTCACTGCTACCCCATCTCCTCAGTCTCAGCACAGTAAAGCTGATCCTCAaccagtgaacaaatcaaacgaAGGAACCAAAATGGAAGGCCGTGACTCATCTACTGCTGTTCGGTCAGACTGTGCAGCTCCGCAGACTGACAGACTTTCAGAGCGTTCACTGATGGAAAGAGTCcgtttgaggaaaatgatggAGTGTTCTGGTTCTCAGAATAATAAAGAGAAGGAATCCAAAGTTCAAAGTGTTGGTTCTGAACTGAAATACACTTCAGGTTTAAGCCACAAGCCATTGTCTGAGAATCCTAAAGTTCCACCTCACTCACGGTATCAAAAATCAGAGCTTGGCAGAATTAACACTGTGGCTTCTGATTCAAAggaaaaaacattcacaaaaatgcaGCAGGCCAAAGATTCTTTCCCTGTCCCAGTACCACATAAATACAAATTTGTTAAACCAAAACACTTCAACAGACCATCCAACGTTCCTGAGCAGACAAATAAAGAAAGCGCATGTAAGAAGAGTGTTTGTAGAAGACAAGGTTCTTCCAGTGATAACAGTGGTGTGGAGAATCAGCCCCAAAGCAAACTGAAAGCCAAGGTTGAGCCTAAAGCACGGATTGTACAAAAAACTGTTCTAGCACAACAGCTTATTAAACAGGACAGGTGTGATATGTTTCCAAATTCTGTAGGCACACAATACGGCTCAGACTCCACAACTCCTGAAAAACAACCACACAACACGGGCTTCTCGAGAACAAATCCACGAACACAGACATGCAGCGCAaagagtgatgatgatgaggcaGATGCTTCGATCTGTAGTCCTTTGCCACTAGCAGAGAGGCTGAAACTTaaatttaacaaatga
- the ost4 gene encoding dolichyl-diphosphooligosaccharide--protein glycosyltransferase subunit 4, with the protein MVTDVQLAIFANMLGVSLFLLVVLYHYVAVNNPKKLE; encoded by the coding sequence ATGGTGACAGACGTACAGCTGGCCATCTTTGCCAACATGCTGGGAGTGTCTCTGTTCCTGCTGGTGGTGCTCTATCATTACGTGGCAGTCAACAACCCCAAGAAGCTTGAATGA